TTGGCTGGTGAACAAAAAACGGGCCCGTATTCGTCAcgcttgttttgctgttggttgGCGTGTACTAAATCTGTACTTACAAACATACGGTTCGAatggaaaaagcaaaaggcGTTGTTTTTAATTGGCTTCGGGTAAATGCTGCCGTATTGCgttaaaaaaagcatttttactTTGTTCTTGTTTTACCAACCTCTCACAGAAAAGGCGGCTAATTTTGAATTCGCGTCCCTTTTGGAACAGTTTCATCTCAATTGGACCACATTGCACATGCGTTCATTTTGAATTCCCCACCTGACATTGGTCAACACacgatattttttattatcgtctAATAACTGTAATTCCAttatggagacgcatggttgTTCATCCATGCTGGTTACAGCTGTAATGCCTGTGCTATTCGAATGCAAGCGGTGGGAACTCCAGGTTCAGGGTGTTTTCTTTAATACGATATCTACAACAATATTCCGTCTAGTGTGCTTAACATGCATCGACCGTTCTGCAGCATTACACACCCACGCACTTAAAAGTAGTTTCGAACTATGAGTGCACAAAATGACATCGACTACAAAAAAGATGGCTTCCTGTTGTGGAAATACTAATATGTTTGCTGAAGCTTTACGTCCCACGATGAAACTAATGtttgcaacacaaaaacaatacCGATGTGcggaccaaaacaaaaacaaagggTAAACAAAAATGGCGGTTGTTTGCGTACCCGAAACAAACAGGAAGTACatctgcaaaaagaaaaacaaaacacacacctcgTGCAGATCTCGCACTTGGTGTTTCTGTTTATAATGTAAactgacttttttttttgttcaaattacTCCCATTTTGTGAACTTTTGCAGCCTCGTTCGTACGCATATAAAAATGGTACAGCGTTCGTACTTAACGGGCGCATTAACACCGCACGTAAGTACAGCACAAGCACGTGGCCGTAAAACCGCGTGGTGGTGGTCCACCAAGATGGCCGCCGGTTGAGGGATAATGGATAAAAATACGATTCCGGTGGACTCCCCGTGGTGTTTTGATCGCGGGATGAGGTTTCTGTTTCGCAGCAAATGCAtcgtaaaacaacaaacgcgtgaaagcaaaaacaaacgagcGTGACTCGATGTGTGCCGACCACTAATGCTAACAATATTTCACTTTTCTTCCATCCCATTTCCCCCCTCATTCTTGTCACTTTTCTACCTTTCCCTTCTACTTACCTGCAGCATGGAATACAAAAACGAAGGTAATCGAATGTACTCAATGAAGTTTCGTGTTTAGTTCGTCACACTTACACCGAGTGTACTTgcgagggagggagggagggggtggtCATTTTACTTTCAGTGGAAGACACTTTCAGGTGCTatgagttgttgttttgtttctctctttacttttacctttttatgattaatttttcattacacAGGATAAGACATTTTGTGGGCTATTGTGTTGAGGTTATGTGTACTGGAGGTCTCGCTATTAATTCTGCTTGTATTCTTCTTTAATCGTTCGGTTTGTCAACTCGCTTGTCtttcgccatcatcatcaaccacGTGATCCGTAGGCCACAGCGGCGTCAATCAGCTGGGAGGTATATTCGTTGGCGGTAGACCTCTGCCTGATTCCACACGCCAACGCATCGTGGAGCTGGCCCACGCCGGTGCCCGACCATGTGATATTTCGCGCATCCTTCAGGTGTCCAATGGTTGCGTCAGTAAAATTCTCGGCCGGTAAGGGTCACACGCAAGGTGCCGCTAGCAACTTCATCCGGAGCATTCTCACACTCTTCTCGCAATATCTTGCCCGCAGGTACTACGAAACCGGTAGCATCCGGCCGCGGGCAATCGGTGGGTCGAAGCCGCGCGTGGCAACGCCGGAGGTGGTGAACAAGATTTCACAGTTCAAGAACAACTGCCCGAACATTTTCGCCTGGGAGATCCGGGACAAGCTGCTGAATGAGCGCATCTGTACACCGGAGAACATACCCAGCGTAAGCGGCCGTCTATTTGGATCCCACCCCACACATCTAACTCATCTCTCTTCCGACACTCGCACGCAGGTTTCCTCCATCAACCGGGTGCTGCGCAATCTGGCCGCCCAGAAAGAGTTTAGCAAGAAACCGCACGCATCGGACACACTCGGCGATGAGGTGAGTGGCTATCTGCAGGGCAAATCGCTGAATGATGCGTCCTTCCTGCACTACAAGTACGGTGAGAGCTGCCGCTCGATGCAGGGTGCGGAGTCGGTGCTGCGCATCAACGATACGTACAGCCGGgctggcggcggtggtggcggtggcggaggaggtggaggtggtggcggAGGCGGGGGTGGTACGGACCCGACCGATGTGAAACCGATCGCGGACGACGGGAAGAACCCGTTtgcgaaacactgcttcaccAACCTGGACGCGGTAGTGCCCGGTACGGGGCCGGGCTCCGGACCGGGCGGGCAGGGCACGAAGCAGGTCTTCGTCGATAACGATACCGAGCGGTTGAGCTTGAAGCGAAAATTGCAACGCAACCGTACGTCCTTCACCGTCGATCAGATCGAATTTCTCGAGAAGGAGTTCGAGCGGACGCACTATCCGGACGTGTTTTCCCGTGAACGATTgtcttccaaaacgaacctgcCGGAAGCGAGAATTCAGGTAAGTGTGTCTTCCTTCGGATTAGCACTCCATCCTGTACTTAGAAAAGGACATCTGTAGCAGAAGACGAAGAAGACTTACATTTCAAATTGCAATGGAGATAACAAAGTTTCGTCCAGAATTCGGAGAATTCCAAGAGTTCGGATATTTACCTCTGCATAGCAAATATGACAAGGAGACTTGTCTAATTCCATCTGTCTTCTTGTCTAAACCCCAATTCAGTACATCACTTTAAGTGAGCTAATTCCCAGTCTTTATCGCACTTTTATCTGTAATCTCTCAGAAGTTCGAATCACAAGACTCCATCTCTCGAAAGAATGAAGTCCTTCAGATTCAGAAGCGCGTGAACATCAGTGTGCATCATTGTGTGAGATCTCTAGTGAGATTGCCGTAGTTTCCGTACATGAGTGAGAGTTCGACACATTTGAGATTAGAAATAAGACCAAGGATGTTGGTGAGTGTCCTTAATAGAAGACGCTAGTATTCGCTTACATAGTAATCATGCTCAGATGTCCAGATGCTCTGTGTGCTCACGGTTGAGAATCCATTATTAGAGCTTTGCTGGGGTACCCttcattatttaatttcaacctGAGTCTGTGACAACACCTCCATAATGTGGTTGTCAAACTACTCAGCGTACTATTCCTGTGAAATATCTCCTCCAATATATTATGCAGAATTCTTCTATTACATCAAGAACGTCACATTTAACTAATACTGTATGTCAACTAATACTGTTCTGTATGAGAGTATGTCTACTGTGGTGATCTCCAACTCTAGCTTAAGCTTTTAGTCAGATACGGTCCTTATGAATTAACTAACACCGCGTCCTCTTCCAGGTCTGGTTCTCTAACCGACGGGCCAAATGGCGCCGGGAGGAGAAACAACGGTCCCAGGCGGTATCCGAGGGCAGTTCGTCGGCAGCGGCCgcagcggcggcagcagcagcagcagccgcggCCGTCGCCGTACAGAACGCGTCCATCTCGTCTTGCTCCCTGAACCTGAGCGCACCGCTCGTCTCGCACGTGTACGACTCGAACATGTGCGTGGAGGACTCGAACAGCAACTACCTGAGCAAAACGTACCCGCTGGAACCGTCGTTCCAGAACCTGGACGCCCTGAAATCACCACCCGCCCCGAACCATTCGGCCGCCCCGCAACAGATCTCGCCGGCCGCCATGTCCTTCAAGCTATCCTTCCCAAACGCGAACCCGAACGCCGGCGGCGCTGGTGCGGTCGGGCCGaatggtggcggcggcggtggtggtggtagttcGGCCGCCCCGGACGGCTCCACCGCGAACCTGATGGGTACGGTACCCACCCTCGGCAGCAATGCCGGCTTCCCGCACGCATCTACCTCAGACGACAAGTCGCTGTACAACCATTTCGCCTACTCGGCCGCTGCCAACATGCACCACAGCTATTCGGCAGCAGCGGCGGCCGCCGTCGACCAGTCCTACAACGGGATGTACCTGAAGAACCAGCTGTACAACCTGCCGACCAATGCCGGCGTCCTCAGCTTCCAGTCCACGCTCGAGTGGAACAAGAGTTAATGGCACGGGGCCGCCCTCGAGTCGGCTCCATCATCGACCGGTGGCGACCGGTACCAGTAGCGCTACACGCCAGCTGCTACTCTTAGCCTGATTTCTTTGACATACACACCGTAAAGGGACGCGAACACAGTAgagcaaaatacacacacactcacacacattacacaatttaatacaatttaacTCGATGGTGCATAAGGTGTAACATGATCAGGTGTGTATTGTGTGTGCGTATCACCTGATAAAGAAATGATCACAAcaaagatagagagagatcgagaaagagagagagagagcgcgcgaGGGAGTGATAACGAGACAAAATGAAGGTTCTGTTACGTAAAGAAATGAGTATATCATTGCAAAAACGATGCATTCTCGCACACAAAATGGCGCGGACAAGTGGCGTACGATAAACGTTACGAGCAAACCCAGCCAGCCAATGTGGGAAGAAAGATTACAAGATGGTTGTTTCTCGTGTTTTGACATATAagctattttttataaaacgtaaaacaaaacaaaaacctgtgACCATTtaaaaaagggggaaacggAGAAAGTGGACTgggaaggggggaaaaaagggaagcaaaacaaatgaaaacaaaacagtagcAACGCCAATAAAGTATTAAAATGGTTCGAAAGGGCAAGGAGGTggagataaagagagagagaaaaaagaaaagaaatgaacgtattaaaacaaacaaagcacaacatcaacaacaaaacttgaacaaaacaaaaacctatccaatacttgaagaaaaacaaacggaatGTACAATAAATAGTGAAATCTTATTATTATTCCTGACGCAAGGCGTCCAATTGTACGTACCGCCCGGTGTTTGTGTCGCTTTCTTCCTTCATTCTTTCATTTATGATATGTTTCAACACTAGCATTTTCGCGATTCGGTTTTCTCTTTACAATCAACCCTAGGTTaatgaaacaaacagaatatttttgttgttgtttttgtccgTTTTTTGAGCTCGgagcgaatgttttttttttcttcttttgctccGAGTGTGGCATAATGCAGCAAAAAAGGGGGGATCTGTcggtttattttgtgtttgtttgtttgtttgctttcattttataCATATAATTCATGTTTTGCTTAATAATTCACACATCgagtccctttttttcttcttcacattcggttttttgttttttttttgtttgtgtacgcTTTCTTCCTCATCGTGTGCCCCATTCTCTTACACTTTGTTTCGTCGTTTTTGTTTAGTCTTAAAAGTTTTACATTatcgcaaaaacaaacgaacaaaataatGCTTCATATTCTGGTTGCGAATGCCCCGGTTGGTTGCGCTTCCAAGTGTTTTGGACGAATCGGTGAAGGTCATTCGCAAATTCGTGACAAAGATTGCTAGGGGTTTAACATCCTTTTCTCTACTATTGTGTGCGGAGTTGTTTAAATTCTTCCATCCGGTGTCCGCCGTGTCGCTTCCCATCCGTTTTGATTCTCTCCACAAACAGTAAATGCACCAAAGTATTTGATATACCATTACAAAGGTAGATAATAACTGACTCCGCGTTGCGTTCGTGCACAACCTCTCTCCACAATAGTcgttctaaaaataaaaatttaaaaaaataaacaaaaggaagCTACCATTGTGCGTCACTTCCTTCTCGCTGTGCCCTAGAGCCGGGCGCTTCGGTGCGGTGCGGGATTtagtggtggtagtagtgCGTCCTCTACTCTCACCCCTTCAGCACATTTTCACTCTTTAGGAACTCATCGGTAAGGTCCAGCCCGTTGCGCGGTACGGGACTGTGGGCGAACGGGTGGCAATCATCGttcgcctgctgctgctgcgcctgATGTTCGCGCATGGCCGCCCGCAGATGTTCGCCGGTCGGATCGAACTGGCCACAGTTGTTGTCGTTGGCGGTCCGGGCATCCTCGTTGCAGCTGCGACCGGTAACGAGCGCGTGCGGATTATGGTGCCCCAGCATGCCACCGAGCTGCACACCGACCGGCCCACccggaccaccaccaccaccgatacCGTTACCACCGCCCGCGCCTCCtacaccgccaccaccactgccAATGCCAGCGTTGGACGACACGACGGCTTGGGCCTGGGACACCGCCAAGCGCAACGCGGCCTCGGCCTGCGAGCGCAGGATCGCTTCCGCCTGCTGGATCCGTATCGCCGTCTCCGAGGTAGCGGGACAGTGGTTCTGACCGATCGACGACTCTGTAGACGCCACGGGATATTTTTGACGGTTAGCTAGTGTGTATTTGGTGTCGTTAAAATTAAGCATATtacttttcttcttcaacGGACCGAGGTTCGCGTTACCGTGCAGCTCGCCGTGCATCGTGTTGCTCTTGAACGTCTGCCCGATGCGCATCGCGGTCGCTAGGTTCACCACCGCCGCCTGCACCGCCGACGGTGTGCCCTCATTCAGCATCAGGTCCGGCTCGAACTTCGGCTCCTGTATCATCATCATGCGCGAAAATTGACTATTATTGTTATCGATCGCGCTACCACCGGCGCAGATCCCGCCACCACCCACACCATTCGTACCACCGTTCGTCCCACCGAGCGCACCCCCATTCCCGCCGCCTCCGCCGCCGCCACCTCCGCTGCCGGTCCCTCCGTTGGTGCCCCCGCTACCACCGAAGGGTAAACCGTGCGGGTTGGGCATACGGTGATTATCGAACACCGAACCCGTCGCCACACCACCCCCGCTACCACCagcaccgccaccgccaccattaTTGCCGCCGCCTACGCCGACGCCTGTTGCGCCGGtaccgccgccaccgccgctAGCGCCCGTACTTTCGCCATTCTTTTCCGATCCCATCGTGGACGAATTTTCCGAATAGTTTAGCGGCGAGATGCTGTTGTGCGCTAGCTCCTTCACCGTCACCATCGAGGTGGATAGGCCCGGTACGCCACCCATGCCAACCATACTGCTACCACCGCCGGCCGATTCCTTTTCCCGCTGTTCCACCACCGCCTTCGTGAACATGTACTGGGCGGCAAACTGATGTTTCGGGTCCATCTTCATGTGTTCGATGTGGGTGATTAAACCTAAAATGTGAATAAAACAACAAGGTTATTCGAGGAAATATTGGAAACAATTACAAATATTGCGCTATATTCGAACTAAGCTTAAAATCTCAGCAAGTTCTGATAAAAAGTTCGGGAAATAATTGACCAGCGTGAGATTACATCGAAAAATAACAAAGTTTCAAGTAAACTCTTTCCTATTCGCATATCTCAGTTAATTCTTTTGACACGGGCCAGAATTTGACAAAAACCTGAGAGCTGATAGCCTTTACTTGATTGACTGAATTTTCCCACATGGCAGGACCaagaaaaaatcccatccagattGAATAAATCTTTGAACAAGAATGAATAATTCTGAATCTCTATCAATCCGAAAAAATATCGTACCAAGGGACTAGATCCGCCACTGCTCCGAGGAATCATGATTTTTGTAAAGTGTAAACTCCATATTTGAACAACTCCTGAATAAAGTTTCATACGAATGACTTTTTCTCAAAACtatcattaagcacaacactaatcCGGGCCGTTGGCTATGGTCTACGGCTATGGGCTAGTAGGTCGTTATTTTACAACAAGAACAAGAGCTCCCAGAAAATGTAAGTTTAGTTAGTTTGATATAGTAAGTTTAGCGACCAAGCAGTTCCTAATTCCAAGAAGATAAACGTTGTATATCCTCTCCCTCTAATAGGAGAGTTTTGGGGCCAAAGCGGGCTCAGTGACGTACCGGATTCGTGCGTAAATACCGCCTGACACACCGAGCATGGCCACATCTGAAGATTCGAACGGAACGTCGGTGTGCGTGGATGTGTCAGCAGATGCTTCCGCAGGCAACCCTCGTTGACGTAATGCTTCCCGCACATCGGGCAGGGATGGTTTGCAACACGCCGCTTGACTGTAAGAGGAAAAAACGTTCTGTCAGCAATCTCTACTCGCCCGCCCAAGGTTCGCCAACCGGGATGCCTCACCCATACCTGCCACCTCCTTGTGCGTGTACTTGATGTGCTCGTTCAGTGCTTCGACGCCGAGAAAGATCTTGCTGCACACGTTACAGGTGACGCTGTTCGAGTTGCTGATCAGGGCGGCATGCTGCTGCAGCACACCCAGATGCAACTGAAGctcctgcaaaacaaaaaaacacaattagtATGCTTTATTATGTTGGACTCCAAGGAACCCCCGGCACTACCTACCTTCGAAGTGTGAGTGCGCAGGCTGGACTCGGTCGCAAAGCCCTTGCCGCACAGGTTGCAGTGAAACGGGCGGCTTTTGGCCCGCTCGACCTGCGCATCGTGGTTGCGCAGATGCTGTTGCAAGTTGGAAAGCTGAATAAAAGCACGGCCACAGTCCGGCAGATGGCACTTATAAGGGCGTTCGCCTATACGCAGCGAGAAAAGATGTAGTTTAGCCAAGAGGTAGTAGAGTAGGTGTGTTGCAGAGAGATGCATGTAATAATAATGGGGAACACTCGCGACAGAAAACAGCGTCCAGGAGTATCCGTTCTGGGGGAGTTGCTTTCGGTAACGGAGTGCTGGTTGTACTTAAAACTAATCGTACACAGTTCAAAACCGCACTACAACACTATAGAATGCCAGTCGTACTTTGTTTCGTAGTTGGTTTGCGGTGTAGAGTGAAGGTATTATGCAGCTTGTATTTTAAAGGTAAGGGCCCATACGCTCAGGGCCAATCCCAAGTGGTGAATCTGGTTGGCTTATACACCTAGGATAACCTCACCTGTCCGGTGACCTCCGTGTCACTCGCTTTGGGGAGCCGTCACATACTTACCGACGCACGCTCCACCTCGGAAAGTCTTCCAGAGTGTGCTCCCACCAAGCCCATACTAACCTACGCGGAGCCTTCATCATAATCGTGCTAGTGCGGCGGTGTGTGGCACCAcaacccaacacacacacgcacacaaccacCCACACTCACATTGAGGAATTCGGCGCGACTTCTGATCGCCAGAGCTCGCGGGCGCACGTAGAATGCGGACCTCCGCCCGTTTAGCCGAAGTGGTCGGGTCGAACGCGGCAACTACCGCGACACGTTACCGGTGTGCAGACGGGTGTGCTGCTGCACATGGGAAAGCTGCTTGAACTTCCGATCACAGTAGGAACATTTGTAGGGCTTCTCGCCCGTGTGCACGCGAATATGCTGCACCAGCTGGTGGTTGGAGGAGAAGCTCTTCAAGCACTGCTGGCACTGGTGAGGTTTGTTCTCCGGTGCCGCTAGCTGCGGCAGCAGGTTCTGCACGGATAGGATGTCACCGGTACAGTTGAGCTCGGCCGCCGCCCCTGGCACCGCGCACAGATCCCGCACGTGCTGTATCTGCATCCTAACTCTGCACCGAGATCCGTGGataagagagcgagagaaagagagagaaaaaagaaagagagagagagagagagagagaggggagagaaaaaaaaagaggagcAGCAAGCAGGCGCAAACTCCCGGCTAATTAAACTGGTTCGACTTGACACGTTGcgttatttatttctataGAGAGATTATCATTCTTTATCTTGTATTTGGGGGAAAAAGCAAATCGGGCGAAGAACACTATATGTTGTAAgtcaagagagagagagagatagagaaaagAGAGGGCGAGATTGAGAGGGACAAAGAGAGATCCTGAGAGGAAGGAGACTCGATCGCAAATGATGTTggtgacgtttttttttttcgctgatCCTTCTCAAGATCCTTCATCTCCTCCtactcctcctcctcttcctcctccttccCCTCCTGTCTTGTACTTTTCGTCATACCGGAGATCGCAAGCAATCAAACAACCGTTTAGAGCACATCCTTGAAAACATCATTTCCTAACCACAGATCAAGAGAGCAATCGACGACAAAACTGTTTTCTCCTCTTCCGTAACACTGCGCGTACGCCTTAGAATAGCGTGcgtttttataaacaattgAATGCTTACGAAAAGCAGGCCTTtcaattgttgtttttaagtTGATCGGAAAGCTTTAATAAAAacctgttgtttttttattcttcgtcTTCCATTTTTCCCCGTGTCTTTTTCATATTATTTCCCCGTTTCACCAACAACcacaaatcaataaaacacacagacacgcactcacacaaacaTCGGAATAAAAAGCGGATGATAAAGAGAGCCTCTCCCCCGCGCCCGGGATAAGCGAAACGGAGAATTGAACCCCGAAAACAACCGGTCGACGGGGATAAAGTGACAAAGGACCGCTCGGCTATCGCAAACGGCTATGGAAGCGGTCGAACGATCACACGCTCACTGGGGCTATGTAAAGCGCTTACTCTATTGCCAATTACCGTGTTTATGGCAAACACTTGGCGTATTTGCAAATGCATCCGgcgtgtgctgtgtgtgatTTTCGATATTCCAACCGCAATGGTCGTTTCGCAAAGCGTTTCCATGTCGTAAAACAAGCGATATTCTGTGCAAAAATAGAACATTGGCGCTAGAGGTTGTGATCCATTCGAGtttggggagaaaaaaaaatgtatctaTTCCGTTGATGTTTATACGCAGTAAAGCATACCACCGGTCGTTTAGCAAAACCACCACTTCCATACCTTTcttctgtttgattttgttaaaatcacattaaaaattctttttcttcgtgaaattgttgtttaaaaaaaatatctaaaaaCTCGCTTGAAAACGCTTGAACCTCCTGGCTGAAAACACTTCCAGGCCCACCACCAACTATGGCCGTGTCCgtgatttgtttaaaaacgGTTAATTGTGCCCGCCGAAGCGCGTTCGTTGTTTAATAATAGTGCGCGCCTTTGGTAGCAACTATCAAAGCACGCCCGAACCCACCCCCTGTTTAGCTCactggggaggggggggtggGTTAAAGGGGAAAGGCATGGGAGAGTGAAGGTACGGTGgaaaatcgacagtttttccCACCGCACTGTCCCCTTTCGGTTGCTGCAGTGTGCTGGAAAAGTGTGCTTTCGGAAACACGCACGCAgacacgcactcacacaccgtGCGGAGGGGTGGAAAGTGCGCCGATGCCGGATGCGTTCTTAAGCCACCCAACCCCCACACGTACCTCCCATTTTCCTAATTccaccccctccctccccccctccggCTCCTCACACGGTACACGGGCACAGCGTCATATACGGGGCCGGGAGTTGCTATTAAACAACTAACCGCTTCGTTTTGTGCATCGCGCGCGCGTGTAATGCGGGTGGACTTTCTTGGGCGGGCCTCCACGTCTCCCTTTTCTACCTCCTTATTCCGCtattccctccccccccccccccttccttcCTCAACCCATCGCGGACTGGAaaatggtaaattttcccacaCACCGAGCTGTTCACTGATCAACCTACCAAAAAAGGCCAATTATTGGCACCAAACTTTTGCGCTAAGCGGTTTAAAGTATTGTTAAAAGCATCGTTCAAACACATtcattttcttgtttgtttttgccaaCTCTGTCGGACTAGTCCGTAAGAGATAAAGAAATTGTGTCTTGTTTccatattgtttttgttttgttattgtttgctttgttttgttcatttctgtttctgttcttctgtttcttcttcatttcgagtcgttccattttcttcgtcttctttttcttcttcattattttttgtttggtacatccatgttcttttattttcccccCGGCaaacttgtttttgttttctctcgaATTGTTGTTGTCGTTCTTGTtggttgtctttttttttgttgttgttgctgttgttgatttttttttaattggttttgcttgttgttggttgttgttgttgttgttgttgttgatgtggTTTCCTCACCTCGACAGCGTTCGATTGCTTCTTTGGTCGTTTGAAACTTTTGCAAAACGGCAATACTAATCATGACCCGCCCCGGGGCCACCAGTTTCCTCATCAAGTTTGCTCGACGGctttgaaacacaaaaaacatatCCTGTTGTGCGCTGGAACGGAACCAGGGACGTGCTACACTACCTCTGTGAGATTTGAGACTTTAAAATGGATTCAATCGAGAACATGGCTTTATGGCTTTTGGGGcccgttttttcttttgctctttttcctcttctttttcttctcttttcttcttcgtcttcttcAATCTCGTTTTCTGCGGGATTCTTCGTTTTCTTCGTTTACTTTACgggacttttttttgttgtttgctattCGCTTCGTTTTGTTCGGCTTGTGTGCGGTGCGACGCTGCAGTGCCTGTCGTTGGGGGAgggtttttaaatttgttttgtaaattttgagaaattttgcgaaaaaaaaattcctttCTTTTATGCTTTTACTAACGGTTTTTGGGGATGGGAGTTTTGAGCCAATTCAAATAAGAAAGTTTGCTGAATTCAATCTGTGCGTCTAATCAAGCTGTTCCGATCCGTCAACGAAGGCGAATTCGAACGGCCTCAGTGAGTGAGAAGCGCTGAGGGAGGCTGTTTTCTGGGGCGGGTGATTTAGAATTTCTTGCttgtattaaatttttaacaaaaaatttgCTACAAAATATAGgtaacaattttaaacaaccTTCAATAGGTTTGAGCTTAGAATTGGTATAAATGATCCAAATTCGGTACAGTGCGACTATCTGTATGGATTGCTTTATGCATTATTACCCCTTAGAAATTTGTTGACCCCTAACTGACCACCCTCGTCTTCTCCCTGCCTCCCCTTGACTGGGCCCCGCATACGCTTCTGTAGAGCAGATGGAAAGCCGATAGGACAGCCTCGAGACACACGGACGcaccgcacacgcacacacacacacacacgcacgcacgcacgcacaccacAGTAACGCCCGGCTCACAGAAACGCACACGGTTTACGCGAACAACGCGCAGggatttataaacaaaaaaatcgcgattttttcacaatacaacacacacacacacgcaatgatcgaaaaaaaagtacacaaaacgcacacacacagtacaCAACAGGCgcaccagagcagcagcagcagcagcaacggcagcagcagcagcagcagcaacaaacagcAGGAGAAGACGACAACGCGTTGTTCTTCCGCACGGAGTTAGCGAAGAAATGAAGCGACGACGTCTTTgcctgttttgtgtgttgctgctgctgctgctacttctTCAGGCCCACTCTGAGCCGCCGGCAGGGTCATGCGCTTGCCCtatcgcgtgtgtgtgtgtctgtgtgtacgGATGGGGAATTCTACGGTGTGTGCTCCTTGCGAATTGTGGGCTAGCATAAACTATCTTCGGGCTCGGACAACGTCGTCGTCGGCATCGTGGTTGCGATCGTTTATTGCCTATACCTTGCCACACACACCAGCCCACCCACCCCAAAACCACCCTCCGCACACGCTTGTAACACAGATCTGCCTCCCCGTCGAAGATGATGGTGTGAAAAGAAATTCATACATATGACGAAAGTTGTTTAATAATTGCATCACATAGCCACGCCAAGCCTCAGTAACGGCGCGTTGTTTGCTGGTAAAAGAGAACAGCGGCACGGGAGAGCCATAAGCGGTAGAT
This window of the Anopheles moucheti chromosome X, idAnoMoucSN_F20_07, whole genome shotgun sequence genome carries:
- the LOC128306310 gene encoding uncharacterized protein LOC128306310 isoform X5 is translated as MFSIESILKSQISQRVRMQIQHVRDLCAVPGAAAELNCTGDILSVQNLLPQLAAPENKPHQCQQCLKSFSSNHQLVQHIRVHTGEKPYKCSYCDRKFKQLSHVQQHTRLHTGERPYKCHLPDCGRAFIQLSNLQQHLRNHDAQVERAKSRPFHCNLCGKGFATESSLRTHTSKELQLHLGVLQQHAALISNSNSVTCNVCSKIFLGVEALNEHIKYTHKEVAGMVKRRVANHPCPMCGKHYVNEGCLRKHLLTHPRTPTFRSNLQMWPCSVCQAVFTHESGLITHIEHMKMDPKHQFAAQYMFTKAVVEQREKESAGGGSSMVGMGGVPGLSTSMVTVKELAHNSISPLNYSENSSTMGSEKNGESTGASGGGGGTGATGVGVGGGNNGGGGGAGGSGGGVATGSVFDNHRMPNPHGLPFGGSGGTNGGTGSGGGGGGGGGNGGALGGTNGGTNGVGGGGICAGGSAIDNNNSQFSRMMMIQEPKFEPDLMLNEGTPSAVQAAVVNLATAMRIGQTFKSNTMHGELHGNANLESSIGQNHCPATSETAIRIQQAEAILRSQAEAALRLAVSQAQAVVSSNAGIGSGGGGVGGAGGGNGIGGGGGPGGPVGVQLGGMLGHHNPHALVTGRSCNEDARTANDNNCGQFDPTGEHLRAAMREHQAQQQQANDDCHPFAHSPVPRNGLDLTDEFLKSENVLKG